In the Juglans microcarpa x Juglans regia isolate MS1-56 chromosome 6D, Jm3101_v1.0, whole genome shotgun sequence genome, one interval contains:
- the LOC121234054 gene encoding auxin-responsive protein SAUR76-like, with translation MDCLVLPVTILRQCYSGTRLGYRPLSQDGFADSGRLVTVVVGKEKREFLVDSFVLEENPFRVLIEMMKKDDQEESFDGESSKKGVIFVDVDAILFEHMLWLMRNDCSSLFQLNLKEIIDFYAQDS, from the coding sequence ATGGATTGCTTGGTCTTGCCTGTGACTATATTGAGGCAATGCTACTCGGGCACCCGATTGGGCTACCGGCCATTGAGCCAAGATGGTTTCGCCGACTCCGGCCGGCTTGTGACCGTCGTGGTTGGCAAGGAGAAGAGGGAGTTCTTGGTGGATTCGTTCGTGTTGGAGGAAAACCCATTTCGGGTATTGATCGAGATGATGAAGAAGGATGATCAGGAGGAGAGTTTCGATGGGGAAAGCAGCAAGAAAGGGGTGATTTTTGTGGATGTGGACGCCATCTTGTTTGAGCACATGCTTTGGTTGATGCGTAACGATTGTTCTTCTCTGTTTCAGCTCAACCTTAAGGAGATAATCGACTTCTATGCTCAAGATTCTTAG